The following are encoded in a window of Deinococcus misasensis DSM 22328 genomic DNA:
- a CDS encoding GntR family transcriptional regulator, producing the protein MLLDDQLFSLLLGAISEHRLPPGTRLPEETLSKIFKVSRERMRKVLLRLSETRCVQLTPNVGARVAAPTLQEVEDLFQTRLLIETETVKLAAQKWTEPQMHALRAHLQEEEQARVQHNLPEQVRLTGLFHIKIAEMAGNAFLTRFITELVWHTALAVSLYGLSRTSECTELEHQDLLDAIQNRNVQEAIDIMREHLEHVQEGLGDEPRTFEKVNLQEVLAPLVAQFQAHELQN; encoded by the coding sequence ATGTTGCTGGATGACCAACTTTTTTCCCTGCTGCTCGGTGCGATTTCAGAACACCGACTTCCTCCAGGCACCCGTTTGCCCGAGGAAACCCTTTCCAAAATTTTCAAGGTCAGCCGGGAACGCATGCGCAAAGTGCTGCTCAGGCTCAGCGAGACCCGCTGTGTGCAACTGACCCCCAATGTGGGCGCAAGGGTGGCCGCTCCCACCCTGCAGGAAGTGGAAGACCTTTTTCAAACCCGCCTGCTCATCGAAACCGAAACCGTCAAACTGGCAGCCCAGAAATGGACCGAACCCCAGATGCATGCCCTCAGGGCACACCTGCAAGAAGAAGAACAAGCCCGCGTGCAGCACAACCTGCCTGAACAGGTGCGCCTCACCGGGCTTTTTCACATCAAAATTGCGGAAATGGCTGGAAATGCTTTTCTGACCCGCTTCATCACCGAACTGGTCTGGCACACCGCCCTTGCCGTTTCATTGTATGGACTCTCCAGAACATCAGAATGCACCGAACTGGAGCATCAGGACCTGCTGGACGCCATCCAAAACAGAAATGTTCAAGAGGCCATCGACATCATGCGAGAGCATCTTGAACATGTGCAAGAAGGTCTGGGAGACGAACCCCGCACCTTCGAAAAAGTGAATTTGCAAGAAGTGTTGGCCCCTCTGGTGGCCCAGTTTCAAGCCCACGAACTGCAGAATTGA
- a CDS encoding PaaI family thioesterase produces MDFLTLARDALSQQPFSMHMETEIVRCSAEGTEIVMPLHPHYTQQYGTAHGGALSFLADTALAFAGAAALQSQVLTSEFKIHYLRPAIGEKLIARARALSSGQRQAVCQCDIYVVKEGEEKQVATAIGTILPR; encoded by the coding sequence ATGGACTTTTTGACCCTCGCCCGAGATGCTCTGTCCCAGCAACCTTTCAGCATGCACATGGAAACCGAAATCGTTCGGTGCTCAGCCGAAGGCACCGAAATCGTGATGCCCCTGCACCCCCACTACACCCAGCAGTACGGCACTGCCCACGGCGGAGCCCTGAGTTTCCTTGCCGACACCGCTCTGGCTTTCGCAGGTGCGGCAGCCCTCCAATCCCAGGTGCTCACCTCCGAATTCAAAATCCATTACCTGCGGCCAGCCATCGGAGAAAAGCTGATCGCTCGGGCCAGAGCATTGTCCTCTGGGCAGCGTCAGGCGGTGTGCCAGTGTGACATTTACGTGGTCAAAGAAGGGGAAGAAAAACAGGTGGCCACGGCCATTGGCACCATTTTGCCAAGGTGA
- a CDS encoding LacI family DNA-binding transcriptional regulator — translation MATINDVAKLAGVSPTTAKRALNEPHKLQPATLQKVQWAIEQLDYEPDLTAGALRRGRNLTVGLLVGDIVEPFFAELARGIGDHLRKANYGLLLADSGYQSEIERHNLRHLAGQRVSALIIRPAYGQHNRDYLLKMQEKGTYIIEVDHHMDDSPFDFLMLHHEQCIQLGLQHLWKLGHTRIAGLGIHHPELHPEWRAYHFERIMKGKGYAIPDAYRRLIEYNEHEAYLLARDLLQLPERPTALFAFNGTEAIGAYRAIQELGLRIPEDISLLAFDNLTWTSLVKPGIDVIEQPVHDMAALLTRQVLQNIDGAGKPMKKLMEGKLVVRGSCAAPAF, via the coding sequence TTGGCGACCATCAATGATGTTGCAAAACTTGCAGGCGTTTCCCCCACCACCGCCAAACGGGCCCTGAACGAGCCCCACAAACTCCAGCCTGCCACCCTGCAGAAAGTGCAGTGGGCCATTGAACAACTGGATTACGAACCGGACCTCACCGCCGGAGCCCTCAGGCGTGGCCGCAACCTCACCGTGGGCCTGTTGGTCGGTGACATCGTCGAGCCGTTCTTCGCAGAACTGGCCCGAGGCATCGGTGACCACCTCAGGAAAGCCAATTATGGTTTGCTGCTGGCAGACAGCGGCTACCAGTCCGAAATCGAACGCCACAACCTCCGGCACCTTGCAGGCCAGAGGGTCAGTGCCCTGATCATCCGCCCGGCATACGGGCAGCACAACCGGGATTATTTGCTCAAAATGCAGGAAAAAGGCACATACATCATCGAGGTGGACCACCACATGGACGACAGTCCCTTCGATTTTCTGATGCTGCACCACGAACAATGCATCCAGCTGGGGCTGCAACACCTCTGGAAACTCGGGCACACCCGCATTGCAGGACTGGGGATTCACCACCCCGAGCTTCACCCCGAGTGGCGTGCTTATCACTTTGAAAGGATCATGAAGGGCAAAGGTTACGCCATTCCAGACGCCTACCGCCGCCTCATCGAATACAACGAGCACGAAGCTTACCTGCTGGCCCGCGACCTGCTGCAACTTCCAGAGCGCCCCACCGCACTTTTTGCCTTCAACGGCACCGAAGCCATCGGTGCTTACCGGGCCATTCAAGAATTGGGCTTGCGCATCCCAGAGGACATTTCCCTGCTGGCCTTCGACAACCTGACCTGGACTTCTCTGGTGAAGCCCGGCATTGACGTGATCGAGCAACCTGTGCACGACATGGCGGCCCTGCTCACCCGTCAGGTGCTGCAAAACATTGATGGAGCGGGCAAACCCATGAAGAAACTCATGGAAGGGAAATTGGTTGTGCGTGGCAGTTGTGCTGCACCTGCGTTTTAA